In the Nicotiana tabacum cultivar K326 chromosome 16, ASM71507v2, whole genome shotgun sequence genome, one interval contains:
- the LOC107777207 gene encoding lignin-forming anionic peroxidase-like, translating into MISISSNSFAAIAAMFSLLFIFSSMQCHAQLSSTFYARTCPNALNTIRTSVRQAVSRERRMAASLIRLHFHDCFVQGCDASILLDETPTIVSEKTALPNLGSARGYGIIEDAKRELEKTCPGIVSCADILAVAARDASTLVGGPTWAVKLGRRDSTTASHTLAETDLPGPFDPLNRLISCFASKGLSTRDMVALSGAHSIGQAQCFLFRDRIYGNGTDIDAGFASTRRRQCPKEDQNGNLAPLDLVTPNQLDNNYFKNLRQRKGLLQSDQVLLSGGSTDDIVSEYSNSPRAFASDFAAAMIRMGDISPLTGQNGIIRTVCGSLN; encoded by the exons ATGATTAGTATTTCAAGCAACTCTTTTGCAGCCATTGCTGCtatgttttctcttctctttATATTCTCCAGCATGCAATGCCATGCACAACTTTCTTCCACATTCTATGCTCGCACTTGCCCTAATGCTCTCAACACCATTCGTACAAGTGTTAGACAAGCAGTGTCACGTGAACGTCGAATGGCTGCATCTCTTATTCGCCTTCATTTTCATGATTGCTTTGTTCAG GGTTGTGATGCTTCTATCTTACTTGACGAAACCCCTACAATTGTTAGTGAGAAGACTGCGTTGCCGAATCTTGGGTCAGCTAGAGGCTATGGTATTATAGAAGATGCCAAAAGAGAGCTTGAAAAAACATGTCCAGGAATTGTATCATGTGCAGACATACTTGCTGTTGCCGCTAGAGATGCATCAACTCTC GTTGGAGGTCCAACATGGGCAGTGAAACTCGGAAGAAGAGATTCAACAACTGCAAGTCATACACTTGCTGAAACTGATCTCCCAGGTCCATTTGATCCTCTTAATAGGCTTATTTCTTGCTTTGCAAGCAAAGGCCTTAGCACAAGGGATATGGTTGCTTTATCAG GAGCACATTCAATTGGCCAAGCACAATGTTTCCTTTTTCGCGATAGGATTTATGGAAATGGAACAGATATTGATGCTGGATTTGCTAGCACAAGAAGACGTCAATGTCCTAAAGAAGACCAAAATGGAAACCTAGCTCCACTTGATTTGGTTACACCTAATCAATTGGATAACAATTATTTCAAGAACTTGAGGCAAAGAAAAGGTCTTCTTCAATCAGATCAAGTCCTTCTTAGTGGTGGATCTACTGATGATATTGTTTCTGAATATAGTAACAGTCCTCGCGCATTTGCCTCTGATTTTGCTGCTGCTATGATTAGAATGGGAGATATTAGTCCCCTAACTGGTCAAAATGGGATCATAAGAACTGTCTGCGGCTCCCTAAATTGA